One part of the Lycium ferocissimum isolate CSIRO_LF1 chromosome 8, AGI_CSIRO_Lferr_CH_V1, whole genome shotgun sequence genome encodes these proteins:
- the LOC132067911 gene encoding serine/threonine-protein kinase VIK isoform X1, with the protein MSASEGSSGSGTGAGAGESAPALASTEKKKEKSRVSKTSQILWHAHHNDANAVKKLLEEDRTLVQARDYDNRTPLHVAALHGWIDVAKCLIEYGADVNAQDRWRNTPLADAEGAKKHGMIELLNTYGGLSYGQNGSHFEPRPVAPPLPKKCDWEIDPAELDFSNSATIGKGSFGEILKACWRGTPVAVKRILPNLSDDRLVIQDFRHEVNLLVKLRHPNIVQFLGAVTEKKPLMLITEYLRGGDLHQHLKEKGALSPSTAINFAMDIARGMTYLHNEPNVIIHRDLKPRNVLLVNSNADHLKVGDFGLSKLIRVQSSHDVYKMTGETGSYRYMAPEVFKHRKYDKKVDVFSFAMILYEMLEGDPPLSHYEPYEAAKYVAEGHRPMFRAKGFTPELKELVEQCWAPDMNQRPSFLDILKRLEKIKEVLPSEHHWNLFTS; encoded by the exons ATGAGCGCAAGTGAAGGAAGCTCCGGTTCCGGCACCGGCGCCGGTGCCGGAGAATCAGCGCCGGCGTTAGCATCAActgagaagaagaaggaaaagtcaAGAGTAAGCAAAACATCACAAATACTATGGCACGCTCATCATAACGATGCGAATGCAGTTAAGAAGCTTCTAGAAGAAGATCGAACACTAGTTCAAGCTAGAGATTACGATAATCGTACTCCACTACACGTGGCAGCGCTACATGGATGGATCGATGTTGCGAAATGTTTGATTGAGTATGGCGCTGATGTCAACGCTCAGGATCGTTGGAGAAATACG CCTCTAGCCGATGCAGAAGGAGCTAAGAAACATGGCATGATTGAATTGTTAAATACATATGGTGGGCTATCTTAT GGACAAAATGGAAGCCATTTTGAACCAAGGCCTGTTGCCCCACCTCTACCAAAGAAGTGTGATTGGGAGATTGATCCTGCTGAGCTGGACTTCTCAAATTCTGCAACCATTGGAAAG GGGTCTTTTGGTGAGATCTTGAAGGCTTGCTGGCGTGGAACGCCTGTAGCTGTTAAACGCATCCTCCCAAACCTTTCAGATGATCGATTGGTGAT TCAGGATTTCAGGCATGAGGTAAATTTGCTGGTGAAGCTCCGTCATCCAAATATAGTGCAATTTCTTGGAGCTGTTACTGAGAAAAAACCATTAATGTTAATAACTGAATACTTAAGGGGG GGCGATCTGCATCAGCACCTCAAGGAAAAAGGTGCTCTTAGTCCATCTACAGCTATCAATTTTGCTATGGATATAGCAAG AGGCATGACTTATCTTCACAATGAGCCAAATGTTATAATCCACAGAGATCTAAAGCCCAG GAATGTTCTTCTAGTCAATTCCAATGCAGACCATTTGAAAGTTGGAGACTTTGGATTAAGCAAACTAATTAGGGTTCAGagctctcatgatgtttataaAATGACTGGGGAGACAGGGAGCT ACCGTTATATGGCACCTGAAGTTTTCAAGCACCGGAAGTATGACAAGAAGGTTGATGTTTTCTCTTTCGCAATGATCTTATATGAG ATGCTAGAAGGCGATCCACCATTGTCCCACTATGAACCATATGAAGCAGCCAAGTATGTGGCAGAAGGACACAGACCTATGTTCAGGGCAAAAGGTTTTACCCCAGAATTGAAAGA GTTGGTAGAGCAATGTTGGGCACCAGATATGAACCAGAGACCTTCATTTTTGGATATTCTAAAAAGacttgaaaaaattaaagaagtttTACCCTCAGAGCATCATTGGAACCTTTTTACTTCATAA
- the LOC132067911 gene encoding serine/threonine-protein kinase VIK isoform X2 produces MKLIICSCTVICLSGCWRNTPLADAEGAKKHGMIELLNTYGGLSYGQNGSHFEPRPVAPPLPKKCDWEIDPAELDFSNSATIGKGSFGEILKACWRGTPVAVKRILPNLSDDRLVIQDFRHEVNLLVKLRHPNIVQFLGAVTEKKPLMLITEYLRGGDLHQHLKEKGALSPSTAINFAMDIARGMTYLHNEPNVIIHRDLKPRNVLLVNSNADHLKVGDFGLSKLIRVQSSHDVYKMTGETGSYRYMAPEVFKHRKYDKKVDVFSFAMILYEMLEGDPPLSHYEPYEAAKYVAEGHRPMFRAKGFTPELKELVEQCWAPDMNQRPSFLDILKRLEKIKEVLPSEHHWNLFTS; encoded by the exons atgaaacTGATAATTTGTAGTTGCACCGTAATTTGTTTATCAGGATGTTGGAGAAATACG CCTCTAGCCGATGCAGAAGGAGCTAAGAAACATGGCATGATTGAATTGTTAAATACATATGGTGGGCTATCTTAT GGACAAAATGGAAGCCATTTTGAACCAAGGCCTGTTGCCCCACCTCTACCAAAGAAGTGTGATTGGGAGATTGATCCTGCTGAGCTGGACTTCTCAAATTCTGCAACCATTGGAAAG GGGTCTTTTGGTGAGATCTTGAAGGCTTGCTGGCGTGGAACGCCTGTAGCTGTTAAACGCATCCTCCCAAACCTTTCAGATGATCGATTGGTGAT TCAGGATTTCAGGCATGAGGTAAATTTGCTGGTGAAGCTCCGTCATCCAAATATAGTGCAATTTCTTGGAGCTGTTACTGAGAAAAAACCATTAATGTTAATAACTGAATACTTAAGGGGG GGCGATCTGCATCAGCACCTCAAGGAAAAAGGTGCTCTTAGTCCATCTACAGCTATCAATTTTGCTATGGATATAGCAAG AGGCATGACTTATCTTCACAATGAGCCAAATGTTATAATCCACAGAGATCTAAAGCCCAG GAATGTTCTTCTAGTCAATTCCAATGCAGACCATTTGAAAGTTGGAGACTTTGGATTAAGCAAACTAATTAGGGTTCAGagctctcatgatgtttataaAATGACTGGGGAGACAGGGAGCT ACCGTTATATGGCACCTGAAGTTTTCAAGCACCGGAAGTATGACAAGAAGGTTGATGTTTTCTCTTTCGCAATGATCTTATATGAG ATGCTAGAAGGCGATCCACCATTGTCCCACTATGAACCATATGAAGCAGCCAAGTATGTGGCAGAAGGACACAGACCTATGTTCAGGGCAAAAGGTTTTACCCCAGAATTGAAAGA GTTGGTAGAGCAATGTTGGGCACCAGATATGAACCAGAGACCTTCATTTTTGGATATTCTAAAAAGacttgaaaaaattaaagaagtttTACCCTCAGAGCATCATTGGAACCTTTTTACTTCATAA
- the LOC132067911 gene encoding serine/threonine-protein kinase VIK isoform X3, whose amino-acid sequence MIELLNTYGGLSYGQNGSHFEPRPVAPPLPKKCDWEIDPAELDFSNSATIGKGSFGEILKACWRGTPVAVKRILPNLSDDRLVIQDFRHEVNLLVKLRHPNIVQFLGAVTEKKPLMLITEYLRGGDLHQHLKEKGALSPSTAINFAMDIARGMTYLHNEPNVIIHRDLKPRNVLLVNSNADHLKVGDFGLSKLIRVQSSHDVYKMTGETGSYRYMAPEVFKHRKYDKKVDVFSFAMILYEMLEGDPPLSHYEPYEAAKYVAEGHRPMFRAKGFTPELKELVEQCWAPDMNQRPSFLDILKRLEKIKEVLPSEHHWNLFTS is encoded by the exons ATGATTGAATTGTTAAATACATATGGTGGGCTATCTTAT GGACAAAATGGAAGCCATTTTGAACCAAGGCCTGTTGCCCCACCTCTACCAAAGAAGTGTGATTGGGAGATTGATCCTGCTGAGCTGGACTTCTCAAATTCTGCAACCATTGGAAAG GGGTCTTTTGGTGAGATCTTGAAGGCTTGCTGGCGTGGAACGCCTGTAGCTGTTAAACGCATCCTCCCAAACCTTTCAGATGATCGATTGGTGAT TCAGGATTTCAGGCATGAGGTAAATTTGCTGGTGAAGCTCCGTCATCCAAATATAGTGCAATTTCTTGGAGCTGTTACTGAGAAAAAACCATTAATGTTAATAACTGAATACTTAAGGGGG GGCGATCTGCATCAGCACCTCAAGGAAAAAGGTGCTCTTAGTCCATCTACAGCTATCAATTTTGCTATGGATATAGCAAG AGGCATGACTTATCTTCACAATGAGCCAAATGTTATAATCCACAGAGATCTAAAGCCCAG GAATGTTCTTCTAGTCAATTCCAATGCAGACCATTTGAAAGTTGGAGACTTTGGATTAAGCAAACTAATTAGGGTTCAGagctctcatgatgtttataaAATGACTGGGGAGACAGGGAGCT ACCGTTATATGGCACCTGAAGTTTTCAAGCACCGGAAGTATGACAAGAAGGTTGATGTTTTCTCTTTCGCAATGATCTTATATGAG ATGCTAGAAGGCGATCCACCATTGTCCCACTATGAACCATATGAAGCAGCCAAGTATGTGGCAGAAGGACACAGACCTATGTTCAGGGCAAAAGGTTTTACCCCAGAATTGAAAGA GTTGGTAGAGCAATGTTGGGCACCAGATATGAACCAGAGACCTTCATTTTTGGATATTCTAAAAAGacttgaaaaaattaaagaagtttTACCCTCAGAGCATCATTGGAACCTTTTTACTTCATAA